Genomic DNA from Desulfosporosinus sp. Sb-LF:
TTCTTCTTCCGAAAGAGGACCGTCATTATATGACGAAATCCCAATTGCTTGACCAAGTGACCATGTTACTGGGCGGACGCGTAGCAGAGTCCGTGGTGCTTCATGAAATTAGTACGGGTGCTTCGAATGACCTGGAACGCGCCACAGGATTAGTTCGTAAAATGATTACGGAGTTGGGGATGTCGGAGGAACTAGGTCCACTCACGTTCGGTCACAAAGAAGAGCAAGTTTTTCTAGGAAGAGATATTTCCCGTGACCGTAGCTATAGTGATGCGGTGGCTTATGCGATCGACAAGGAGGCTCGCCGCATAATCGATGACTGTTATCAGAAGGCTCAGAATCTGATTCGTCAAAACATTGGTAAATTGCATGCGATCGCGGAAGCTTTAATGGAGAAAGAAACGCTCGATGTCAAGGACTTTGGCGCTCTGATGGCAAAGTTTGATGTTCCCGCGGACGTAGAAGAACGTACGGAAGTTTCGGTAAACTTGGAAAAGACCGTGGATGGTTCGTTAGATACGGTAGAGGATAAAAGCTCGCAAGGTAAAGAGTTACCACGTCAAACCGTTGAAGATGAGTTAAACAAAATCGACTAACGGCATGTATGAGGGGAGTAGGGAAAAAATGGAGAGGACATTTATTATGTTGAAGCCGGATGCAGTCCAGCGAGGATTGGTCGGCGAGATCATCGCTCGATTCGAGAAAAAGGGTCTCAAACTTGCTGGATTAAAGTTGATCAAAGTGGATCGAACCATGGCGGAAGCACACTATGCGGAACATAAGGGAAAAGGGTTCTTTGAACCTACAGTTGAATATATTATGTCTTCTCCGGTCGTTGCGATGGTTTGGCAAGGGAAGAATGTAGTGGCTTTAGCCCGTGAACTTATGGGAGCTACTAATCCTGCTAGTGCAAATCCAGGTTCAATCCGAGGGAGCTATGCGATGGATATTAGCCGTAATGTTATTCATGGCTCTGACTCGGTTGCAAGTGCTGAACGTGAGATTGCACTTTACTTTAAACCGGAAGAACTTATAGACTATCCCAAAGTGGGCGACGAATGGTTGAGTGAATAAAGAATTTGAGGGACGCCCGAAGGGGTGTCCTTTTTCCGAAGTTGATGTTCTGGAGGTATGATAAATGCAGTTGGAGAAAAGAGAGCGGTCTTTGCTAGGGTTGGCTTCAATTTTGATCGGATTTCTCTTTATCATCTTGCTCAAAGCGCAGGGGGCTTCTGGAAGCCAGGTAACAAGACAGGATACAGCTGTGCCTAGTCTGATTCAAACGGAACAAGAGAATCAACAAATTTCTTCGGATAATGAGAGACTGCAACAGGAGCTAGAGAAATACGCTCAAGGTCAAAGCGCCTCTTCGTTAGCGAATCAGCAACTTCAAGAAGCCCAAATGAATGCAGGTGTAATAGCGGTTACTGGTCCCGGTGTGCGGATTACGCTTGATGATTCAAAGCGCGCTCCCAAAGAACAAGATGATCTGAATAGTTACTACATCCACGAACAATATATACGCGAGATCTTTAACGCTCTCTGGAATGGCGGGGCTGAGGCTATTGCTGTGAATGATCAGCGAGTTACGACCAATACGGAGGTATTCTGTGGCGGATCATATATCCAGATTAATGGGACTCGACAAATGCCTCCTTATGTAATTGAAGCAATTGGTGATACTGGTAATTTGTCGGCTGCACTTAAATTTTATGGTTGGGATAAACTTGGCGATTTTCAACAGCAATACGGAATCACACGTAAACTTGAAGTTTTGGAAACGTCTACGATCCCAGCGGGTAAGCTAAGGAATTATCGTTATGCTGAACCTATCAAGGAGGGGACATAGTGCATCGTTGGAAGAGGAGCTTAGCGCTGCCAGTCACTATGGTAGCGATTGCCTTAGGTTTTCTGATATCTCTGCAGGCCCAAACACAAAAGAATGTATCGGCAGCAGAACGAATTAGTTTGCAACGAATGGCCCAAATGAAATCAGTACTTTTGAATTCCCAGACGCAAAATACTAAACTACAAGAGGAACATCGTGTCCTATTAGAAAGGTTGGACAACGCCCGAAAAAAGGTTGGTACGGATCCGCAGCTTCTTGCGCAGCTCAAACAATTGCAAATGCTTGAAGGGACGCAAACAGTAGAGGGACCGGGAATTCAGATTAACGTCGATGACCGTAATAAAAAGGTCCTTTTTCCTCTCAGTACGGACGACATTGCTCGGATGATTAATACTTTGAAGTTCGCTGGCGCTGAGGCAATCAGTTTAAATGGACAACGGATCGTTAGTTCGTCAGCAATTGTGCTAAGTGGAAGCTCGACTATTTTAGTGAATCAAGTGCCCATAAACCATGCGGAGGGAATTCCGTATGAAATGAATGTAATAGGAGACCAGGATACCTTATTGGATTATTTTTCTAAGCTAGAAGCTCCTGACCTAAAGCAAAAGGGGATGACGGTGAGTATTACAAGAAAAACATTACGTATTCCATCCTATAAGGGAGCATACACATTTAAGCATGCGGAACCCGTAAAATAGTCTGAGTTTTTAATTTTTATTATATTCTTTTTATTTTCCGGCAGGATTTATCCTTATTTTATCGAAACAGTATGAACAGGCCTCCTATATAAAATAATAGGATGTTTAAAGAGGAAAGTTGGGCCTTGGGTTAACTCCCGGGGCTTTTTCTCTAGCTGGCTTATGGCATATGGATTATTATATTAAGCAGTCGTGCAAAATGTTGGGAGTGGGATAATATTTTACACTCAATGGCTCGTGTCAACCAACTAGTAGAACTTGCGGATTATATCAGTCACATGGGTAAGATAGAAGGATTGGAAAGGGAACGGTGTTTTTGTAAGCATGGCTTTGAGCATGGGTTAAGTGTTGCTCGTATAGCCTATGTATATCTTTTGGAAAAGGGAGTAATGACTTTATCGAAGGAAAAGGTATATGCTGCAGCGCTGCTTCATGATATTGGACGTTGGGTTGAGTATCAAACCGGTGAAGATCACGCAGAGGTCAGTGCGCGGCTGGCGCTTCCTTTGCTTGAAGTTTGTGGGTTTGATTCAGAGGATATTCAAGTAATCTTAAGTGGGATTCGTGAACATCGTCGGCATCCTGAAGAAAATTTAACGCTCTTGGGTGAAGCATTGGCCCTCGCTGATGACTGGGCCAGAGATTGTCGCCTTTGTTCCGTTCAAAATCAATGTTATAAGTTCAACCATACAATGAAACAGATTGTGTATTAAGGTGGAGGGACAAAACGATGCAAACATATGGTATGCGGTGGGTTACCCTGGATAATATCCAAGAAGCTAGAATGTCCTTGAAACGAATTGGCTCTGATCCCGGCGGAATTGTACAGATGGCTGGGAAAGCATTAGGGCGTGCGATAAAATTAGAGCAAGTTCCATTGCGTGTAGCCCACATTCTTAAGCAGGAGATGTTGTCGCTTGGCGGAGATGCTGCTGTACACCGAGACGTGATTACTAATAGCGTCGTTACCACCGATGTGATGTTACTCGGCACGGTTCGTCAACTAGAACATCTTGCGGCTAAGGTATTAGCCCAACCTTTTGGATTAAAGGAGATCGGGTATGAACTTAAGCAGTTGCTTATGACTCTTGAACCGTCAAAGACCCGTATCTTGAATTGTAGGGGTATGGAGCTAACCCTTGGGGAACGCACTCTGGTCATGGGGATTCTAAATGTAACCCCAGATTCATTCTCTGATGGTGGAAGATACACTAATATTGAAGATGCAGTCGCTCAAGCGGAACGCATGGTCGAAGAAGGCGCGGATATTTTGGACATTGGAGCGGAATCAACTCGACCTAATCACGAAAGAGTGAGTGCCGAGGAAGAATGGCTTCGTTTAGAACCAGTATTAAAAATTCTTGTAGATCAGGTAAAGGTCCCTATCTCAATTGATACCTATAAGGCGAGTGTTGCGGCCAAAGCGCTTGCGGCGGGTGCTCATTTGATTAACGATATATGGGGATTGCAGAAAGACCCGGATATGGCTAAGGTCGTTGGGGATTATCAGGCCCCTGTAATCGTAATGCATAATCAAGATGGAACGTCCTATCATCATCTGATGGGAGATATGTTAGCCTTTTTAAGGCATAGTATTGAACTTGCAGAAACCCATGGATTAACCGGGGATCAAATTATTATAGATCCTGGAGTCGGATTTGGAAAAACAACGGAGCAAAACCTTGAGGTTATGGCCCGATTGGCAGAACTTAAAACACTTGGACATCCGGTGCTACTGGCGACTTCTCGCAAATCCATGATTGGAAAGGCATTAAATCTAAAGGTGGATGAGCGCTTAGAGGCAACAATTGCGACGAGTGTTCTAGGGGTTGTTGCGGGGGTTGACATGATAAGAGTCCATGATGTCCAGGCAAACCGCAGGGCAGTGCTAATGGCAGATGCTATCGTGCGGGGACAAAGAGGGGTTAATTATGATGGAGCATGATGTCATTCACCTACGCGGGCTGGAGTTTTATGCTTTCCATGGCGTAATGCCAGAAGAACACGTTTTAGGACAAATATTTATAATTGATATGGACCTCCTTTTCAATTTACGCAAGGCTGGTTCTTCGGATCAAGTGGAGGATACGATTCACTACGGGGAGGTCTATCAAGTTATAAAGGCTTGTGTTACCGAGGGCAGACATCAATTGATAGAGCACCTTGCAGAGGAAATAGCGCAATGTGTATTGAAGCAGTTTGCGTGCATGTCTGTACGGGTAGAGGTACATAAACCACAGGCTCCGATTCCAGGGATTTTCAGAGATGTCTCGGTGGAGATTTGGCGTGAAGTAGGCGATAAATTATGAAGGCCTTTTTAGGGCTAGGTAGTAATATGGGAGATCGAGCCAATTATCTTGGAGAGGCCATCTCTGCCTTGATCCGCCCGACAATTTCGGTCGAGGCCGTTTCACAGATCTATGAAACTGAACCTTGGGGTGTCATTGATCAACCGCTCTACTGGAATCAGGTTATTGAGATAGAGACAACTCTTGAGCCGATTGAGCTTCTTCATGTTTGTCAGAATATTGAACTTCGCTTGGGACGAGAACGCATGGAACACTGGGGTCCGAGGACCATTGACATAGACATCCTTATTTACGATAATAGAGTCAGTGAGTCTGAAGAATTAAGGTTGCCCCATCCGTATCTAGAAGTGCGGGCCTTTGTACTTGCCCCTTTGCGGGAAATTGCGCCGAAACTCATATTACCATCGGGAAGAGCTATTACTGAGGTGTCGGGAGATGGAAAGGTTCATCCTCTTACCACCTGAGAACTACAAGAAACTCACCTGTTTTCAGACAATATCGGAAGAGTTGTACTGGTTTGGGGTGTTTATCTCTGTCTCAATAGTTGCTTTTATAGTAGAGACACAAGAGGGGTTTAAAAGAAGAACTTTACAAAGAGAGAAAACTAAATAGAAACCGAAAACAATAACCGCTTGGATCTTAAGGACCGAGACGGAGGTAAAGAATGAAGTACCTTCATACTCGTGAGGGTATTTTTTATTTTTAGATAATGAATAAATCTACAGCCGTGACATCGAAACGCATTTGGCTAACATCTCTTTTAGAGGTAGTAATTTTTTATTGGAATTATAAAATGCAATCAGGCATGGGAATTGGAAGGAGGTGGCGAGATGAAATTTGGGATCATTGGAACGGGAATTGTAGGGACAGCTCTAGCAGTTCGATTAGAAGAAGCGGGGCATGAATGTATAGGAGTCCATACCCGAAGTCGGCTCTCATATGAGCGATTTTGCGGTTATTTGAGGAAAGAGCATCTCCCTCTAGAAACGCTCGTTCCTGCCGCAGATGTTTTGTTTATTACAACACAAGATGGGATGATTCGCTCGATTGCAGAGACTCTGAGTGCAAATGCGCCTATAAAGCCTGGACAAGTTTGGATTCACTGTTCTGGCTCACTCCCTTCAGACATTTTACGGATTAAGGAAAATTTGCCTGTACATTGTCTTTCGTTGCATCCTCTCCAGGCATTTGCGAGCGTGGAGAAGGCTTTGGATATTCTTTCAGGAACGCATTTCGGGATTGAAGGTGATGTCGAGGAATTAGGAGAGGGAATCGTTAAGGATTTAGGTGGGGTAGCCCATCATATTTTGGCCTCCCAGAAGTCGCTCTATCATGCAGGAGCAGTGGTAGCCTCAAACTATTTGGTCGTTCTTGCATCGTTGGCAGTAGAACTTTTTGCAGAAGCAGGGATTCTAAGTGAGGATGCCTTGGCTTCCTTGTTGCCGCTAATGAGAGGAACACTCTTTAATCTGGAACAGGTGGGACTGCCCCAGGCCTTGACAGGGCCGATTGCGCGAGGAGACGCTCAAGTTGTGCAAGGCCACTTGGCTCACATGCCACGCAAACTAGTGGAGATATATCAGGCCTTAGGCTTGAAGGCTTTAGAGTTGGGAGAAGGTAAGAAAGCGCTGCAGGGGCTGACATATCCGTCTGAGGAGCTGAGCTTGCTGAAATCCCTACTTATGAAAGAGTAGAGTATGAGCTTTGTAGATAAAAGGGGAAAGGTGAGATAGACGTGAAGAGAACATCGCT
This window encodes:
- the folK gene encoding 2-amino-4-hydroxy-6-hydroxymethyldihydropteridine diphosphokinase, translating into MKAFLGLGSNMGDRANYLGEAISALIRPTISVEAVSQIYETEPWGVIDQPLYWNQVIEIETTLEPIELLHVCQNIELRLGRERMEHWGPRTIDIDILIYDNRVSESEELRLPHPYLEVRAFVLAPLREIAPKLILPSGRAITEVSGDGKVHPLTT
- the folB gene encoding dihydroneopterin aldolase, with protein sequence MMEHDVIHLRGLEFYAFHGVMPEEHVLGQIFIIDMDLLFNLRKAGSSDQVEDTIHYGEVYQVIKACVTEGRHQLIEHLAEEIAQCVLKQFACMSVRVEVHKPQAPIPGIFRDVSVEIWREVGDKL
- a CDS encoding DUF2520 domain-containing protein, which encodes MKFGIIGTGIVGTALAVRLEEAGHECIGVHTRSRLSYERFCGYLRKEHLPLETLVPAADVLFITTQDGMIRSIAETLSANAPIKPGQVWIHCSGSLPSDILRIKENLPVHCLSLHPLQAFASVEKALDILSGTHFGIEGDVEELGEGIVKDLGGVAHHILASQKSLYHAGAVVASNYLVVLASLAVELFAEAGILSEDALASLLPLMRGTLFNLEQVGLPQALTGPIARGDAQVVQGHLAHMPRKLVEIYQALGLKALELGEGKKALQGLTYPSEELSLLKSLLMKE
- the ndk gene encoding nucleoside-diphosphate kinase — translated: MERTFIMLKPDAVQRGLVGEIIARFEKKGLKLAGLKLIKVDRTMAEAHYAEHKGKGFFEPTVEYIMSSPVVAMVWQGKNVVALARELMGATNPASANPGSIRGSYAMDISRNVIHGSDSVASAEREIALYFKPEELIDYPKVGDEWLSE
- a CDS encoding HD domain-containing protein — encoded protein: MARVNQLVELADYISHMGKIEGLERERCFCKHGFEHGLSVARIAYVYLLEKGVMTLSKEKVYAAALLHDIGRWVEYQTGEDHAEVSARLALPLLEVCGFDSEDIQVILSGIREHRRHPEENLTLLGEALALADDWARDCRLCSVQNQCYKFNHTMKQIVY
- a CDS encoding DUF881 domain-containing protein; its protein translation is MHRWKRSLALPVTMVAIALGFLISLQAQTQKNVSAAERISLQRMAQMKSVLLNSQTQNTKLQEEHRVLLERLDNARKKVGTDPQLLAQLKQLQMLEGTQTVEGPGIQINVDDRNKKVLFPLSTDDIARMINTLKFAGAEAISLNGQRIVSSSAIVLSGSSTILVNQVPINHAEGIPYEMNVIGDQDTLLDYFSKLEAPDLKQKGMTVSITRKTLRIPSYKGAYTFKHAEPVK
- a CDS encoding DUF881 domain-containing protein, with product MQLEKRERSLLGLASILIGFLFIILLKAQGASGSQVTRQDTAVPSLIQTEQENQQISSDNERLQQELEKYAQGQSASSLANQQLQEAQMNAGVIAVTGPGVRITLDDSKRAPKEQDDLNSYYIHEQYIREIFNALWNGGAEAIAVNDQRVTTNTEVFCGGSYIQINGTRQMPPYVIEAIGDTGNLSAALKFYGWDKLGDFQQQYGITRKLEVLETSTIPAGKLRNYRYAEPIKEGT
- the folP gene encoding dihydropteroate synthase, producing the protein MQTYGMRWVTLDNIQEARMSLKRIGSDPGGIVQMAGKALGRAIKLEQVPLRVAHILKQEMLSLGGDAAVHRDVITNSVVTTDVMLLGTVRQLEHLAAKVLAQPFGLKEIGYELKQLLMTLEPSKTRILNCRGMELTLGERTLVMGILNVTPDSFSDGGRYTNIEDAVAQAERMVEEGADILDIGAESTRPNHERVSAEEEWLRLEPVLKILVDQVKVPISIDTYKASVAAKALAAGAHLINDIWGLQKDPDMAKVVGDYQAPVIVMHNQDGTSYHHLMGDMLAFLRHSIELAETHGLTGDQIIIDPGVGFGKTTEQNLEVMARLAELKTLGHPVLLATSRKSMIGKALNLKVDERLEATIATSVLGVVAGVDMIRVHDVQANRRAVLMADAIVRGQRGVNYDGA